The following are encoded in a window of Pygocentrus nattereri isolate fPygNat1 chromosome 5, fPygNat1.pri, whole genome shotgun sequence genomic DNA:
- the synpo2la gene encoding synaptopodin 2-like protein isoform X2 → MVAEEVIITLSGGAPWGFRLQGGVEHQRPLQVAKVRKRSKACRAGLREGDELVSINDSSCGSLSHAQAMNLIDSIPGALRIRVKRAKSPSSSRPQQSSVQQVYQDSVVSSTGHSGLTSPPGSEAYYGETDSDADVAAHEKQRRQKRRSPSNSPGKAGRTSPEGGETSEMSGYDSAPDAQGYTATGSEAGGDTLPGVTRREVVYQPPPAGAWSSHTSTETSSMSADDQNPAVMEEDNGFQEPVSVVPLVSPDRAKEALMLSSRGQLVPMVGPVDKPVDEELTVTYMDKAKQAKLNRGESLQDKQVKEARTKCRTIASLLTDAPNPHSKGVLMFKKRRQRSKKYTLTSYGSVDEDMQPDSQEEDGIFPGSESEFDEDGFSAAPDPIWDSEVLEMLDKRSASRGLEGEGAEDAISPGLSDTTGRGAQLFEQQRKRTEEHAKKMATAQVQLSQMQRETHTQQETQAPELSVPTETMEKYSVQPPAVAPKPARPPELMLQQDAPAAEPLISVPLHQVTPSTNGNIASVSIPVISEVPITNQPLTPTSAVMPPPPTPLPELPASSVLNRTARPFAPGFISHRASTAPVVFHPTIAKKAPRPVSVAVVAPPFTTPKEQPVDAAPTILTVGQSITVTSGMPSSLAPMSPGHHPHPAVVPDPVLSLPAQFSASVNHNLAANSAAQIAVVADSAIPAAIITAAAPSAGLTDPTTITSIAPTVTPAPEISMIPHASAAPVTPESPIAPASPVTPLSPVVYHENSSGAGGRTGILQGARHRSAHKPMFKMLDNKKNSPNPELLSMVHNLDSSPIHSYSEPVAAFQDDSYSMDNRRGRIPPPVAPKPRVIPEMSQIPQAEGKGAELFARRQSRMDLFVVDSTPTSPQQLHHHHHHHHQQQQQQQPQQHHVQPQQAQSVMAMIQPQEPSLNQSEWKYSPNIRAPPPIGYNPLLSPSCPLGLQRGGAKHSEGSSRVGRSGYGIQKEGIKAIDFMRRQPYQLNPAMFSFGGGSSTQSLGPSYQYQRQAQQGHTLTPPRQVPVKTARVYEIKRFSTPTPMSGSTLAPTVIVPRAQTTLGEPLSRSNMISPPPASSPPQPVPEPIATPARAPGLPELPKISATPIPHPTPYSPPAPMSSMLSLSYPGLQAAKQFKSAPELSALPPSPLRAPVQVPKPHFIASRAGIQPHVWRPGALHY, encoded by the exons ATGGTGGCGGAGGAGGTCATCATTACACTGTCCGGAGGAGCTCCATGGGGCTTCAGGCTGCAGGGGGGTGTGGAGCACCAGAGACCACTGCAGGTTGCCAAG GTCCGTAAGCGCAGCAAGGCATGTAGGGCAGGGCTGAGAGAAGGGGATGAGCTGGTGTCCATCAACGACAGCTCCTGCGGGAGTCTGTCCCACGCTCAGGCCATGAACCTCATTGACAGCATCCCTGGAGCACTGCGCATCCGGGTTAAGAG GGCCAAATCCCCATCCAGCTCCAGACCACAGCAGTCCAGCGTCCAGCAAGTCTACCAGGACTCAGTGGTTTCCTCAACTGGCCACAGTGGTCTGACGTCCCCGCCAGGCAGTGAGGCCTAttatggagagacagacagtgatgCAGATGTGGCGGCGCATGAGAAACAGCGCAGGCAGAAGCGCCGCAGCCCCAGTAACTCACCAGGAAAAGCAGGCCGCACTTCCCCAGAGGGAGGGGAGACATCAGAGATGAGCGGCTACGACAGCGCTCCTGATGCCCAGGGCTATACGGCAACGGGATCTGAGGCAGGAGGAGACACGCTACCTGGGGTGACTCGCCGAGAAGTGGTTTACCAGCCCCCTCCAGCTGGAGCCTGGTCTTCCCACACCTCCACTGAAACCTCCTCCATGAGTGCAGATGACCAGAACCCTGCAGTGATGGAGGAGGACAATGGGTTTCAGGAGCCTGTCAGCGTGGTTCCACTAGTGTCTCCAGACAGAGCAAAGGAGGCACTAATGCTGAGCTCACGGGGACAGTTAGTGCCCATGGTGGGGCCAGTCGACAAACCAGTGGACGAGGAGCTTACAGTGACCTACATGGATAAAGCAAAACAAGCCA aGCTGAACCGTGGTGAGTCACTGCAAGACAAACAGGTGAAGGAGGCCCGGACCAAGTGTCGCACTATTGCTTCCCTTCTAACTGATGCACCTAACCCCCACTCCAAAGGTGTTCTGATGTTCAAAAAACGCCGCCAGCGTTCCAAGAAGTACACACTTACAAGTTATGGTAGCGTGGATGAGGACATGCAGCCAGACTCCCAAGAGGAAGACGGTATCTTCCCTGGCAGTGAATCAGAGTTTGATGAAgatggatttagtgcagcacctGATCCTATCTGGGACAGCGAAGTCCTGGAGATGCTGGATAAGAGATCAGCATCTAGAGGCCTAGAAGGGGAAGGAGCAGAGGATGCTATTAGCCCTGGTCTGAGTGACACAACAGGGAGGGGGGCACAGCTATTTGAGCAACAGAGGAAGAGAACTGAGGAGCATGCAAAGAAGATGGCCACTGCTCAAGTGCAACTGAGTCAGATGCAGAGggaaacacatacacaacaaGAAACACAAGCACCAGAGTTGTCTGTACCAACAGAAACAATGGAGAAATACAGTGTCCAGCCACCAGCAGTTGCACCAAAACCTGCCAGACCACCAGAATTAATGCTGCAACAGGACGCACCTGCTGCGGAGCCCCTAATCTCAGTACCCTTACACCAAGTCACTCCTTCTACAAACGGGAATATTGCCAGTGTATCAATACCAGTTATCTCTGAAGTACCTATAACAAACCAGCCACTAACTCCTACATCTGCTGTGATGCCCCCTCCTCCTACTCCACTACCAGAGTTGCCAGCTAGCTCAGTGCTGAATCGCACAGCCCGGCCCTTTGCCCCTGGGTTCATTAGCCACAGAGCATCCACTGCACCAGTTGTTTTCCATCCCACCATTGCTAAAAAGGCTCCCAGACCAGTCTCGGTTGCAGTGGTGGCACCTCCGTTCACAACACCAAAAGAGCAACCTGTGGATGCTGCCCCTACCATCTTAACAGTTGGTCAGAGTATTACAGTTACTTCTGGGATGCCCTCCTCACTAGCCCCTATGTCTCCTGGCCATCACCCTCACCCTGCTGTGGTACCAGATCCTGTGCTTTCCCTTCCTGCACAATTTTCTGCATCAGTGAACCACAATCTAGCTGCAAATTCTGCAGCACAGATTGCGGTGGTGGCTGATTCAGCTATTCCTGCTGCcatcattactgctgctgctccCTCTGCTGGGCTCACTGATCCCACTACTATAACATCAATTGCTCCCACTGTGACCCCAGCTCCTGAGATCTCAATGATTCCACATGCTTCTGCTGCCCCTGTGACCCCTGAAAGTCCTATAGCTCCTGCTAGCCCTGTGACACCTCTGTCTCCTGTAGTGTACCATGAGAATTCTTCAGGAGCTGGTGGTCGAACGGGCATTCTTCAAGGGGCTCGCCACCGTAGTGCCCATAAGCCAATGTTCAAGATGCTTGATAACAAAAAGAACTCGCCCAACCCTGAGTTGctatctatggtacataatctGGATAGttcacccattcattcataTTCCGAGCCTGTAGCTGCCTTTCAAGATGATTCCTATAGCATGGACAACAGGAGGGGAAGAATCCCACCACCAGTGGCTCCTAAACCACGTGTTATCCCAGAGATGTCCCAGATTCCTCAAGCTGAGGGGAAGGGAGCAGAGCTGTTTGCACGACGACAGAGTCGCATGGATCTCTTCGTGGTTGATTCTACACCCACAAGCCCtcagcagctgcatcatcatcatcatcatcatcatcagcagcagcagcagcagcagccacaaCAGCATCATGTACAGCCTCAACAAGCCCAGTCAGTCATGGCCATGATCCAGCCACAAGAGCCTTCACTTAACCAGTCAGAGTGGAAGTATTCCCCAAATATCCGTGCTCCTCCACCCATTGGATACAACCCTCTGCTATCCCCCTCCTGTCCCCTGGGGCTACAGCGTGGGGGTGCAAAGCATTCTGAGGGAAGCTCCAGGGTGGGTAGAAGTGGTTATGGAATCCAAAAGGAAGGTATCAAGGCCATAGACTTTATGAGGCGGCAGCCTTATCAACTCAACCCAGCCATGTTCAGTTTTGGAGGTGGCTCAAGCACACAGTCCTTAGGTCCTTCTTACCAATATCAGAGGCAAGCACAGCAGGGCCACACCTTGACCCCACCTAGGCAAGTACCAGTAAAGACAGCACGTGTGTATGAGATCAAACGCTTCTCCACACCTACACCTATGTCAGGCTCAACTCTAGCTCCCACTGTGATCGTTCCTCGTGCACAAACCACACTCGGTGAGCCTTTGTCTCGCTCAAATATGATTTCCCCACCCCCAGCATCTTCTCCACCTCAGCCTGTTCCTGAGCCCATAGCAACACCTGCACGAGCCCCAGGTCTGCCAGAGCTCCCCAAAATTTCTGCTACACCCATACCTCACCCTACACCCTACTCACCCCCAGCTCCCATGTCCAGCATGTTGAGCTTAAGCTACCCTGGTCTCCAGGCTGCTAAACAGTTCAAGAGTGCCCCTGAACTTAGTGCCTTGCCGCCCAGTCCCCTGAGGGCTCCAGTGCAGGTACCTAAACCTCACTTTATTGCCTCACGGGCTGGCATACAGCCTCATGTCTGGAGGCCTGGTGCCCTGCACTACTGA
- the synpo2la gene encoding synaptopodin 2-like protein isoform X1 produces the protein MVAEEVIITLSGGAPWGFRLQGGVEHQRPLQVAKVRKRSKACRAGLREGDELVSINDSSCGSLSHAQAMNLIDSIPGALRIRVKRAPAGFQSVVLVQRAPSPRIDKEYRAALRAKSPSSSRPQQSSVQQVYQDSVVSSTGHSGLTSPPGSEAYYGETDSDADVAAHEKQRRQKRRSPSNSPGKAGRTSPEGGETSEMSGYDSAPDAQGYTATGSEAGGDTLPGVTRREVVYQPPPAGAWSSHTSTETSSMSADDQNPAVMEEDNGFQEPVSVVPLVSPDRAKEALMLSSRGQLVPMVGPVDKPVDEELTVTYMDKAKQAKLNRGESLQDKQVKEARTKCRTIASLLTDAPNPHSKGVLMFKKRRQRSKKYTLTSYGSVDEDMQPDSQEEDGIFPGSESEFDEDGFSAAPDPIWDSEVLEMLDKRSASRGLEGEGAEDAISPGLSDTTGRGAQLFEQQRKRTEEHAKKMATAQVQLSQMQRETHTQQETQAPELSVPTETMEKYSVQPPAVAPKPARPPELMLQQDAPAAEPLISVPLHQVTPSTNGNIASVSIPVISEVPITNQPLTPTSAVMPPPPTPLPELPASSVLNRTARPFAPGFISHRASTAPVVFHPTIAKKAPRPVSVAVVAPPFTTPKEQPVDAAPTILTVGQSITVTSGMPSSLAPMSPGHHPHPAVVPDPVLSLPAQFSASVNHNLAANSAAQIAVVADSAIPAAIITAAAPSAGLTDPTTITSIAPTVTPAPEISMIPHASAAPVTPESPIAPASPVTPLSPVVYHENSSGAGGRTGILQGARHRSAHKPMFKMLDNKKNSPNPELLSMVHNLDSSPIHSYSEPVAAFQDDSYSMDNRRGRIPPPVAPKPRVIPEMSQIPQAEGKGAELFARRQSRMDLFVVDSTPTSPQQLHHHHHHHHQQQQQQQPQQHHVQPQQAQSVMAMIQPQEPSLNQSEWKYSPNIRAPPPIGYNPLLSPSCPLGLQRGGAKHSEGSSRVGRSGYGIQKEGIKAIDFMRRQPYQLNPAMFSFGGGSSTQSLGPSYQYQRQAQQGHTLTPPRQVPVKTARVYEIKRFSTPTPMSGSTLAPTVIVPRAQTTLGEPLSRSNMISPPPASSPPQPVPEPIATPARAPGLPELPKISATPIPHPTPYSPPAPMSSMLSLSYPGLQAAKQFKSAPELSALPPSPLRAPVQVPKPHFIASRAGIQPHVWRPGALHY, from the exons ATGGTGGCGGAGGAGGTCATCATTACACTGTCCGGAGGAGCTCCATGGGGCTTCAGGCTGCAGGGGGGTGTGGAGCACCAGAGACCACTGCAGGTTGCCAAG GTCCGTAAGCGCAGCAAGGCATGTAGGGCAGGGCTGAGAGAAGGGGATGAGCTGGTGTCCATCAACGACAGCTCCTGCGGGAGTCTGTCCCACGCTCAGGCCATGAACCTCATTGACAGCATCCCTGGAGCACTGCGCATCCGGGTTAAGAG GGCGCCGGCTGGCTTCCAGTCGGTAGTTCTGGTGCAACGAGCCCCTTCTCCCCGCATTGATAAAGAGTACCGTGCTGCCCTTAGGGCCAAATCCCCATCCAGCTCCAGACCACAGCAGTCCAGCGTCCAGCAAGTCTACCAGGACTCAGTGGTTTCCTCAACTGGCCACAGTGGTCTGACGTCCCCGCCAGGCAGTGAGGCCTAttatggagagacagacagtgatgCAGATGTGGCGGCGCATGAGAAACAGCGCAGGCAGAAGCGCCGCAGCCCCAGTAACTCACCAGGAAAAGCAGGCCGCACTTCCCCAGAGGGAGGGGAGACATCAGAGATGAGCGGCTACGACAGCGCTCCTGATGCCCAGGGCTATACGGCAACGGGATCTGAGGCAGGAGGAGACACGCTACCTGGGGTGACTCGCCGAGAAGTGGTTTACCAGCCCCCTCCAGCTGGAGCCTGGTCTTCCCACACCTCCACTGAAACCTCCTCCATGAGTGCAGATGACCAGAACCCTGCAGTGATGGAGGAGGACAATGGGTTTCAGGAGCCTGTCAGCGTGGTTCCACTAGTGTCTCCAGACAGAGCAAAGGAGGCACTAATGCTGAGCTCACGGGGACAGTTAGTGCCCATGGTGGGGCCAGTCGACAAACCAGTGGACGAGGAGCTTACAGTGACCTACATGGATAAAGCAAAACAAGCCA aGCTGAACCGTGGTGAGTCACTGCAAGACAAACAGGTGAAGGAGGCCCGGACCAAGTGTCGCACTATTGCTTCCCTTCTAACTGATGCACCTAACCCCCACTCCAAAGGTGTTCTGATGTTCAAAAAACGCCGCCAGCGTTCCAAGAAGTACACACTTACAAGTTATGGTAGCGTGGATGAGGACATGCAGCCAGACTCCCAAGAGGAAGACGGTATCTTCCCTGGCAGTGAATCAGAGTTTGATGAAgatggatttagtgcagcacctGATCCTATCTGGGACAGCGAAGTCCTGGAGATGCTGGATAAGAGATCAGCATCTAGAGGCCTAGAAGGGGAAGGAGCAGAGGATGCTATTAGCCCTGGTCTGAGTGACACAACAGGGAGGGGGGCACAGCTATTTGAGCAACAGAGGAAGAGAACTGAGGAGCATGCAAAGAAGATGGCCACTGCTCAAGTGCAACTGAGTCAGATGCAGAGggaaacacatacacaacaaGAAACACAAGCACCAGAGTTGTCTGTACCAACAGAAACAATGGAGAAATACAGTGTCCAGCCACCAGCAGTTGCACCAAAACCTGCCAGACCACCAGAATTAATGCTGCAACAGGACGCACCTGCTGCGGAGCCCCTAATCTCAGTACCCTTACACCAAGTCACTCCTTCTACAAACGGGAATATTGCCAGTGTATCAATACCAGTTATCTCTGAAGTACCTATAACAAACCAGCCACTAACTCCTACATCTGCTGTGATGCCCCCTCCTCCTACTCCACTACCAGAGTTGCCAGCTAGCTCAGTGCTGAATCGCACAGCCCGGCCCTTTGCCCCTGGGTTCATTAGCCACAGAGCATCCACTGCACCAGTTGTTTTCCATCCCACCATTGCTAAAAAGGCTCCCAGACCAGTCTCGGTTGCAGTGGTGGCACCTCCGTTCACAACACCAAAAGAGCAACCTGTGGATGCTGCCCCTACCATCTTAACAGTTGGTCAGAGTATTACAGTTACTTCTGGGATGCCCTCCTCACTAGCCCCTATGTCTCCTGGCCATCACCCTCACCCTGCTGTGGTACCAGATCCTGTGCTTTCCCTTCCTGCACAATTTTCTGCATCAGTGAACCACAATCTAGCTGCAAATTCTGCAGCACAGATTGCGGTGGTGGCTGATTCAGCTATTCCTGCTGCcatcattactgctgctgctccCTCTGCTGGGCTCACTGATCCCACTACTATAACATCAATTGCTCCCACTGTGACCCCAGCTCCTGAGATCTCAATGATTCCACATGCTTCTGCTGCCCCTGTGACCCCTGAAAGTCCTATAGCTCCTGCTAGCCCTGTGACACCTCTGTCTCCTGTAGTGTACCATGAGAATTCTTCAGGAGCTGGTGGTCGAACGGGCATTCTTCAAGGGGCTCGCCACCGTAGTGCCCATAAGCCAATGTTCAAGATGCTTGATAACAAAAAGAACTCGCCCAACCCTGAGTTGctatctatggtacataatctGGATAGttcacccattcattcataTTCCGAGCCTGTAGCTGCCTTTCAAGATGATTCCTATAGCATGGACAACAGGAGGGGAAGAATCCCACCACCAGTGGCTCCTAAACCACGTGTTATCCCAGAGATGTCCCAGATTCCTCAAGCTGAGGGGAAGGGAGCAGAGCTGTTTGCACGACGACAGAGTCGCATGGATCTCTTCGTGGTTGATTCTACACCCACAAGCCCtcagcagctgcatcatcatcatcatcatcatcatcagcagcagcagcagcagcagccacaaCAGCATCATGTACAGCCTCAACAAGCCCAGTCAGTCATGGCCATGATCCAGCCACAAGAGCCTTCACTTAACCAGTCAGAGTGGAAGTATTCCCCAAATATCCGTGCTCCTCCACCCATTGGATACAACCCTCTGCTATCCCCCTCCTGTCCCCTGGGGCTACAGCGTGGGGGTGCAAAGCATTCTGAGGGAAGCTCCAGGGTGGGTAGAAGTGGTTATGGAATCCAAAAGGAAGGTATCAAGGCCATAGACTTTATGAGGCGGCAGCCTTATCAACTCAACCCAGCCATGTTCAGTTTTGGAGGTGGCTCAAGCACACAGTCCTTAGGTCCTTCTTACCAATATCAGAGGCAAGCACAGCAGGGCCACACCTTGACCCCACCTAGGCAAGTACCAGTAAAGACAGCACGTGTGTATGAGATCAAACGCTTCTCCACACCTACACCTATGTCAGGCTCAACTCTAGCTCCCACTGTGATCGTTCCTCGTGCACAAACCACACTCGGTGAGCCTTTGTCTCGCTCAAATATGATTTCCCCACCCCCAGCATCTTCTCCACCTCAGCCTGTTCCTGAGCCCATAGCAACACCTGCACGAGCCCCAGGTCTGCCAGAGCTCCCCAAAATTTCTGCTACACCCATACCTCACCCTACACCCTACTCACCCCCAGCTCCCATGTCCAGCATGTTGAGCTTAAGCTACCCTGGTCTCCAGGCTGCTAAACAGTTCAAGAGTGCCCCTGAACTTAGTGCCTTGCCGCCCAGTCCCCTGAGGGCTCCAGTGCAGGTACCTAAACCTCACTTTATTGCCTCACGGGCTGGCATACAGCCTCATGTCTGGAGGCCTGGTGCCCTGCACTACTGA